A region of Kribbella sp. NBC_01245 DNA encodes the following proteins:
- a CDS encoding FecCD family ABC transporter permease, whose product MIHKLRSAGLLTGLVIALFVIAIAAAGIGQLEIPPTEIVGSILHRLQLPFDVPLPSHPQGENALWKVRFPRVALAALVGASLAGAGALMQGIFGNPLAEPSVIGVSSGAAVGASLVIVTGTVVLGSWTIAVAAFVTGLLTTLLVHSLSRSGNRTEVVTLVLTGIAVNSLAFTLISFATFIADTNAREQLVFWQLGSLNGATWQAVSAVAPFTAAGLLASFALARRLDLLALGDRSASHLGVDVERLRLVAIVVVALLVGASVAFSGIIGFVGLVVPHLIRMIAGPAHRLLLPASALGGAVLVISADLLARTLIKNADLPIGMITSLVGAPFFFWLLRRTRTRQGGWG is encoded by the coding sequence TTGATCCACAAGCTCCGCTCGGCCGGTTTGCTCACCGGCCTGGTCATCGCGTTGTTCGTGATCGCGATCGCCGCCGCCGGGATCGGCCAGCTCGAGATCCCGCCCACGGAGATCGTCGGCTCCATCCTGCACCGGCTGCAGCTGCCCTTCGACGTACCACTGCCAAGCCACCCGCAGGGCGAAAACGCCTTGTGGAAGGTGCGATTCCCGCGCGTCGCGTTGGCCGCGCTGGTCGGCGCCTCGCTGGCCGGCGCCGGTGCGCTCATGCAGGGCATCTTCGGCAATCCGCTGGCGGAGCCATCCGTCATCGGCGTCTCGTCCGGCGCGGCCGTCGGCGCGAGCCTGGTGATCGTCACCGGCACGGTCGTCCTCGGCAGTTGGACGATCGCCGTCGCCGCTTTCGTAACCGGCCTGCTCACCACGCTGCTCGTGCACAGCCTGTCGCGCTCGGGCAACCGGACCGAGGTGGTCACCCTGGTACTGACCGGGATCGCGGTCAACTCGCTGGCCTTCACGCTGATCTCGTTCGCCACCTTCATCGCCGATACGAACGCCCGCGAACAACTCGTCTTCTGGCAGCTCGGCAGCCTCAACGGCGCCACCTGGCAGGCGGTTTCGGCCGTCGCGCCCTTCACCGCGGCCGGGCTGCTGGCCTCGTTCGCGCTGGCCCGGCGGCTCGATCTGCTGGCACTCGGCGATCGCTCGGCGTCCCATCTCGGCGTGGACGTCGAACGCCTGCGGCTGGTCGCGATCGTCGTGGTCGCGCTACTCGTCGGCGCCAGTGTCGCGTTCTCCGGCATCATCGGCTTCGTCGGTCTCGTCGTACCGCACCTGATCCGGATGATCGCAGGCCCGGCACACCGTTTGTTGCTCCCGGCAAGCGCTCTCGGCGGCGCCGTACTCGTGATCAGCGCCGACCTCTTGGCCCGCACGCTGATCAAGAACGCGGACCTGCCGATCGGCATGATCACCTCGCTGGTCGGCGCCCCCTTCTTCTTCTGGCTGCTCCGCCGAACCCGTACGCGCCAAGGGGGTTGGGGATGA
- a CDS encoding heme ABC transporter ATP-binding protein, protein MRRRLPTIVPTGTVIAEARELYVELGGARILDGVSLSVRTGEVLALVGPNGAGKSTLLSALCGDVALHGGSAQLAGEPLGHWSQVEMAMRRAVMLQQLTISFPFAVEQIVAMGRSPWAGTPFEDEDDQAVRAAMTFADVVPFAYRTFGSLSGGERARVSLARALAQRSQLLLLDEPTAALDLHHQEHVLQLARERAREGDAVVIVLHDLNLAAGYADQVAILSAGTLAGYGPPNEILTADLLTKVYRHQVEVWPHPTTGAPVILPQR, encoded by the coding sequence ATGAGACGTCGCCTGCCAACGATCGTCCCCACCGGCACGGTCATCGCCGAGGCTCGTGAGCTGTACGTCGAACTCGGCGGCGCGCGCATCCTCGACGGCGTGAGCCTTTCCGTCCGTACCGGCGAAGTGCTCGCGCTGGTCGGACCGAATGGCGCCGGCAAGTCCACCCTGTTGAGCGCGTTGTGCGGTGACGTCGCCCTTCACGGCGGCAGCGCGCAGCTTGCCGGCGAGCCGCTCGGTCATTGGTCCCAGGTCGAGATGGCGATGCGGCGGGCGGTGATGCTGCAGCAGTTGACGATCTCGTTCCCGTTCGCCGTCGAGCAGATCGTCGCGATGGGTCGTTCGCCATGGGCGGGTACGCCGTTCGAGGATGAGGATGACCAGGCCGTACGAGCCGCGATGACGTTTGCCGACGTCGTACCGTTCGCCTACCGGACCTTCGGATCGCTGTCGGGTGGCGAGCGCGCGCGAGTTTCGTTGGCTCGCGCGTTGGCCCAGCGCTCGCAACTGCTCCTGCTGGACGAACCGACCGCGGCCCTCGATCTCCACCACCAGGAACACGTCTTGCAATTGGCCCGCGAACGAGCCCGCGAAGGCGATGCCGTCGTCATCGTCCTGCACGACCTCAACCTCGCCGCGGGCTACGCCGACCAGGTCGCCATCCTGTCCGCCGGCACCCTCGCCGGCTACGGCCCGCCGAACGAGATCCTCACCGCCGACCTACTCACCAAGGTCTACCGCCACCAAGTGGAAGTCTGGCCCCACCCCACCACCGGCGCCCCGGTGATCCTGCCGCAGCGCTAG
- a CDS encoding TetR/AcrR family transcriptional regulator yields MSIQERRERERSERERLIVTAARELAEAEGWDAVTTRRLAAEIEYSQPVLYSHFSGKGAIMAAVAVEGCAEMAVELRQARTAAGDPKQALAGVAAAYADFAERRPALYDVMFTHAVDLPFATPEAPAALQEAFGEFRETVRAFAGEDELETLTETFWSGLHGLVTLMRDGRLRHEGHDRRLAVLIRRFSS; encoded by the coding sequence ATGTCGATCCAAGAGCGACGCGAGCGCGAAAGGTCCGAGCGGGAGCGGCTGATCGTCACGGCCGCAAGGGAGTTGGCTGAGGCTGAAGGCTGGGACGCGGTCACTACGCGACGGCTCGCGGCCGAGATCGAGTACAGCCAGCCGGTGCTCTACAGCCACTTCTCGGGCAAGGGCGCGATCATGGCGGCGGTGGCAGTCGAAGGCTGCGCCGAGATGGCCGTGGAGCTTCGGCAGGCCCGTACGGCGGCGGGCGATCCGAAGCAGGCGCTTGCCGGCGTCGCCGCGGCTTATGCCGACTTCGCGGAACGGAGGCCGGCGTTGTACGACGTGATGTTCACGCATGCCGTCGACTTGCCGTTCGCCACTCCGGAGGCGCCGGCCGCCTTACAGGAGGCGTTCGGGGAGTTCCGCGAGACCGTGCGGGCGTTTGCCGGGGAAGACGAGCTGGAGACGTTGACCGAGACGTTCTGGAGTGGGCTGCACGGACTGGTCACGCTGATGCGCGATGGCAGGCTCCGTCACGAGGGCCACGACCGCCGCCTGGCCGTCCTGATCCGCCGCTTCTCCAGCTAG
- a CDS encoding DUF4267 domain-containing protein produces the protein MLTPIAYGLAILLCLFVAFIGFRFLSVPQAAAAGYGVPAKDGDSVYLTVKGQRDLVYGILGLALLAFADASAVGWYMVAVALIPLSDTLIVLRHSGNKAVAFGIHFATAVVVLISGALMFLV, from the coding sequence ATGCTCACGCCCATCGCATACGGTCTGGCGATCCTGCTCTGCTTGTTCGTCGCGTTCATCGGCTTCCGGTTCCTGAGCGTTCCTCAAGCGGCCGCCGCCGGTTATGGCGTGCCGGCGAAGGACGGCGATTCGGTGTACCTGACGGTCAAGGGCCAGCGGGACCTCGTGTACGGCATCCTCGGGCTGGCGCTCTTGGCCTTCGCCGACGCCAGTGCCGTGGGTTGGTACATGGTCGCCGTGGCCCTCATCCCACTCAGCGACACCCTCATCGTGCTGCGCCACAGCGGTAACAAGGCGGTGGCCTTCGGCATTCACTTCGCGACCGCTGTCGTCGTACTGATCAGCGGGGCCTTGATGTTCCTTGTGTGA
- a CDS encoding group II truncated hemoglobin: MSTPTLYEWAGGAPALLRLTEVFYDRVLTDDILAPVFAHMSPKHREHVAMWLGEVFGGPSRYTDELGGYPAMLSHHLGLNLTEEQRSRWAALIAGSADKAGLPDDPEFRSAFVAYVEWGTRIALANSQPGATPPPAAPVPHWGWGEAPPYKPS, translated from the coding sequence TTGTCGACGCCGACGTTGTACGAATGGGCGGGCGGGGCACCGGCTTTGCTGCGGTTGACCGAGGTCTTCTACGACCGGGTGCTGACCGATGACATCCTGGCGCCGGTCTTCGCGCACATGAGCCCGAAGCACCGCGAGCACGTGGCGATGTGGCTCGGCGAGGTGTTCGGCGGGCCGAGTCGCTATACCGATGAGCTCGGCGGCTACCCGGCCATGCTGAGTCACCACCTCGGCCTGAACCTGACCGAGGAGCAGCGCTCCCGCTGGGCCGCGCTCATCGCCGGCAGCGCCGACAAGGCCGGCCTGCCGGACGATCCCGAGTTCCGTTCGGCCTTCGTGGCGTACGTCGAATGGGGCACCCGGATCGCCCTGGCCAATTCCCAGCCCGGCGCCACCCCGCCCCCGGCGGCCCCCGTCCCGCACTGGGGCTGGGGCGAGGCGCCTCCCTATAAACCTTCCTAG
- the cobF gene encoding precorrin-6A synthase (deacetylating), producing the protein MTARKILLIGIGAGDPGHLTIQAVEALRRTDVFFVLDKGEVKQELVDLRQHILDTYVPGHRVVTGRDPERDRTAEAYVEAVDDWRRRRADVCEAMFRAELADGGTGAFLVWGDPTLYDSTLAIVEDLRSRDGLHLEIEVIPGISSVSALVARHQVSLTQTSKPVQVTTGRRLAHAWPSDVDDLVVMLDGQTAFTEHLGTGATIYWGAYLGTPDELLIAGPLDEVADEIVKTRAEARERKGWIMDTYLLRR; encoded by the coding sequence ATGACCGCTCGGAAGATCCTGCTCATCGGTATCGGCGCCGGCGACCCCGGCCACCTGACCATTCAGGCGGTCGAGGCGCTGCGGCGTACGGACGTCTTCTTCGTCCTGGACAAGGGCGAGGTCAAGCAGGAGCTGGTCGATCTACGGCAGCACATCCTCGACACCTACGTACCCGGGCACCGGGTCGTGACCGGGCGCGACCCCGAGCGGGATCGGACTGCCGAGGCGTACGTCGAGGCCGTGGACGACTGGCGCCGGCGCCGGGCCGACGTGTGCGAGGCGATGTTCCGCGCGGAACTGGCCGACGGCGGCACGGGCGCCTTCCTGGTCTGGGGCGACCCGACCCTGTACGACAGCACCCTGGCCATCGTCGAGGACCTCCGCTCCCGGGACGGGTTGCACCTGGAGATCGAGGTCATCCCGGGCATCAGCAGCGTGTCCGCGCTGGTCGCACGCCATCAGGTCAGCCTCACCCAGACCAGCAAGCCGGTCCAGGTCACCACCGGCCGCCGCCTCGCTCACGCCTGGCCGTCCGACGTCGACGATCTCGTGGTGATGCTCGACGGCCAGACCGCGTTCACCGAACACCTCGGCACCGGCGCCACCATCTACTGGGGCGCCTACCTCGGCACGCCGGACGAGCTGCTCATCGCCGGCCCCCTCGACGAAGTGGCCGACGAAATCGTCAAGACCCGCGCCGAAGCCCGCGAGCGCAAGGGCTGGATCATGGACACCTACCTCCTCCGCCGCTAA
- a CDS encoding M1 family aminopeptidase → MTKEGFEANGTDGVVLHELAHEWFGNSVSPERWADLWLYEGHAVYYQIEWSQRRGTTMAESMRQSYTEVGNKLLDHGPIAQPNPAKWTGMTHR, encoded by the coding sequence ATGACCAAGGAGGGCTTCGAGGCGAACGGCACGGATGGGGTGGTGCTGCACGAGCTCGCGCACGAGTGGTTCGGCAACTCGGTCTCACCCGAGCGTTGGGCGGACCTCTGGCTGTACGAGGGGCATGCCGTCTACTACCAGATCGAGTGGTCCCAGCGACGCGGTACGACGATGGCGGAGTCGATGCGCCAGAGCTATACCGAAGTAGGTAACAAGCTCCTGGACCACGGGCCGATCGCCCAACCGAATCCGGCCAAGTGGACCGGGATGACGCATCGATGA
- a CDS encoding TIGR03089 family protein, with the protein MARTLPDLFSAAVRRDGASPFLTYYDDTSGERIELSYLTTANWVAKTANLLVDEYELEPGETVASGLPPHWLGVVWALATWSTGASLTTGQGDLAITGPDFSVRGKRETVASALLPLGGRFREPVPDGVQDYGAEVYNHPDGFFPMDPPTEDSAAYDERTHADVISTASTVPRRVLTTKDLIAPDGLDLLVGVIAGGGSIVLCRNLDPAKLDQRVADEKVDEVIN; encoded by the coding sequence ATGGCCCGGACGCTTCCCGATTTGTTCAGTGCCGCCGTACGACGCGACGGCGCGAGCCCCTTCCTCACCTACTACGACGACACCTCCGGCGAGCGGATCGAGCTGAGCTATCTCACCACCGCGAACTGGGTGGCCAAGACGGCGAACCTGCTCGTCGACGAGTACGAGCTCGAGCCGGGCGAAACCGTCGCCAGCGGTCTGCCGCCGCACTGGCTGGGCGTGGTGTGGGCGCTGGCGACCTGGTCTACGGGCGCCTCGCTGACCACCGGTCAAGGCGATCTCGCGATCACCGGGCCGGACTTCTCCGTCCGCGGCAAACGCGAAACCGTCGCCAGCGCGTTGCTGCCGCTGGGCGGACGCTTCCGCGAGCCCGTGCCGGACGGCGTTCAGGACTACGGCGCCGAGGTGTACAACCACCCGGACGGCTTCTTCCCGATGGACCCGCCGACGGAGGACTCCGCGGCGTACGACGAACGCACCCACGCGGACGTGATCTCCACTGCGAGTACTGTCCCGCGTCGCGTCTTGACCACGAAGGACCTCATCGCGCCCGACGGCCTCGACCTGCTGGTCGGCGTGATCGCGGGCGGCGGCTCGATCGTGCTCTGCCGCAACCTCGATCCGGCCAAACTGGATCAACGCGTCGCGGACGAGAAGGTCGACGAGGTGATCAACTGA
- a CDS encoding SDR family NAD(P)-dependent oxidoreductase has product MRRYDERVALVTAAGQGIGKAVAERIAAEGGSVVITDLDGDRAEAVASEIGEQALAIRVDVTSRDDIDEAVAAAIERFGRLDLLVNNAGGCVVTSRPERTTVDEWHRQLDVTLISAAQCIQAALPHLLAVRGNVVTISSVNALGAFGNVEYSAAKAGQQSMTQNFASRYGSSGVRFNVVAPGTIRTPNWDNQPGTLEKFKAMYPLGRVGEPEDIAAAVAFLGSADASWITGLTLPVEGGALLGPTLLDLSPSGPAG; this is encoded by the coding sequence ATGCGCCGGTACGACGAACGGGTCGCCCTGGTGACGGCGGCCGGTCAAGGAATCGGCAAGGCCGTCGCCGAGCGCATCGCGGCCGAAGGTGGTTCCGTCGTGATCACCGATCTCGACGGCGACCGGGCCGAGGCCGTCGCTTCGGAGATCGGCGAACAGGCGTTGGCGATCCGGGTCGACGTGACTTCGCGGGACGACATCGACGAGGCCGTGGCGGCGGCGATCGAACGCTTCGGCAGGCTCGACCTGCTGGTGAACAACGCCGGTGGTTGCGTGGTCACTTCGCGGCCGGAGCGAACGACCGTTGACGAGTGGCACCGCCAGCTCGACGTCACGCTGATCAGCGCGGCTCAATGCATCCAGGCGGCGCTACCGCATCTGCTGGCCGTCCGGGGCAACGTGGTGACGATCAGCTCGGTCAACGCGTTAGGGGCCTTCGGCAACGTCGAGTACTCCGCGGCCAAGGCCGGTCAGCAGAGCATGACGCAGAACTTCGCGTCCCGGTACGGCAGCAGCGGGGTCCGGTTCAACGTCGTTGCCCCAGGCACCATCCGGACTCCCAACTGGGACAACCAGCCGGGAACCCTGGAGAAGTTCAAGGCGATGTACCCGCTCGGCCGCGTGGGCGAACCCGAGGACATCGCCGCCGCCGTAGCCTTCCTGGGCTCCGCCGACGCCTCCTGGATCACCGGCCTGACCCTCCCGGTCGAAGGCGGCGCCCTCCTAGGTCCCACCCTCTTGGACCTAAGCCCCTCCGGCCCGGCCGGCTGA
- the galE gene encoding UDP-glucose 4-epimerase GalE codes for MTWLVTGGAGYIGAHVVRAFRDNGIDVVVIDDLSSGHADFVPEGVPFIEANLLDAEAVRRALTGVTGVVHLAGYKYAGVSVERPLHTYTQNVTAMVTLLSEMAAQDIHNIVFSSSAGVYGTPAVELVTEDTATGPQSPYGETKLVGEWLLADQAKAVELNHTSLRYFNVVGSADPKVYDASPYNLFPIVCNLLSKGETPSIYGTDHPTPDGTSVKDYVHVGDLADAHVAAARALESGKTLEPAYNLGSGSGTSVRQIMDAARRVTGIDFTPGETPRRPGDPSRVVASGELAARDLGWKNTHTVDDMFRSAWEAWPKG; via the coding sequence ATGACATGGCTTGTGACGGGTGGTGCCGGGTACATCGGGGCGCATGTGGTGCGCGCCTTCCGCGACAACGGGATCGACGTGGTGGTGATCGACGACCTCTCGAGCGGCCACGCGGACTTCGTGCCCGAGGGTGTTCCGTTCATCGAGGCGAACCTCCTCGACGCCGAGGCCGTACGGCGCGCGCTGACGGGTGTGACCGGTGTGGTGCACCTGGCCGGGTACAAGTACGCGGGCGTCTCGGTCGAGCGTCCGCTGCACACGTATACACAGAACGTGACGGCCATGGTCACGCTGTTGAGCGAAATGGCCGCGCAGGACATCCACAACATCGTCTTCTCGTCGAGCGCCGGCGTCTACGGCACGCCCGCCGTCGAGCTGGTCACCGAGGACACCGCCACCGGGCCGCAATCGCCGTACGGCGAGACCAAGCTCGTCGGCGAGTGGTTGCTGGCGGACCAGGCCAAGGCCGTCGAGCTGAACCACACCTCGCTCAGGTACTTCAACGTGGTCGGCTCGGCTGACCCGAAGGTGTACGACGCAAGCCCGTACAACCTCTTCCCGATCGTCTGCAATCTCCTGAGCAAGGGTGAGACGCCCAGCATCTACGGGACGGACCACCCGACTCCGGACGGCACCTCGGTCAAGGACTACGTGCACGTAGGGGACCTGGCTGACGCCCACGTGGCGGCCGCCCGGGCGCTGGAGTCCGGCAAGACGCTGGAGCCGGCGTACAACCTCGGAAGCGGTAGTGGCACCTCCGTGCGCCAGATCATGGATGCGGCTCGCCGGGTGACCGGGATCGACTTCACGCCCGGAGAGACTCCTCGCCGTCCGGGTGATCCGTCACGTGTAGTGGCGTCCGGTGAGCTTGCGGCCCGCGACCTCGGCTGGAAGAACACCCACACAGTCGACGACATGTTCCGCTCCGCCTGGGAAGCCTGGCCCAAGGGGTAG
- a CDS encoding phosphocholine cytidylyltransferase family protein, whose translation MIGLVLAAGAGRRLRPYTDTLPKALVPIDPETSVLDLTLANFAEIGLTDVAIVVGYAAQAIADRQQDLEAKYGVRLELVHNDKAEEWNNAYSLWCARDLLDQGVILANGDTVHPVSVEETLLSARGQGRIILALDTEKALADEEMKVIWSEAKGVERITKLMDPATATGEYIGITLIEPGAGADLADALRTTWERDPNLYYEDGYQELADRGLRIDVAPIGKVDWVEIDNHDDLARAREIVCPS comes from the coding sequence ATGATCGGTCTCGTACTTGCCGCCGGTGCCGGGCGCCGCCTTCGCCCCTACACCGACACCCTGCCCAAGGCGCTGGTCCCGATCGATCCCGAGACCAGCGTGCTCGACCTGACGCTGGCCAACTTCGCCGAGATCGGCCTCACCGACGTCGCGATCGTCGTCGGCTACGCCGCGCAGGCCATCGCCGATCGGCAGCAGGACCTCGAGGCCAAGTACGGCGTACGGCTCGAATTGGTGCACAACGACAAAGCCGAAGAATGGAACAACGCTTACTCTCTGTGGTGTGCGCGTGACCTGCTCGACCAGGGCGTGATCCTGGCGAACGGCGACACCGTGCACCCGGTCTCGGTCGAGGAAACCCTGCTCTCGGCTCGCGGCCAGGGCCGGATCATCCTCGCCCTGGACACCGAGAAGGCGCTCGCCGACGAGGAGATGAAGGTGATCTGGTCCGAGGCCAAGGGCGTCGAGCGGATCACCAAGCTGATGGACCCCGCCACGGCGACCGGCGAGTACATCGGCATCACCCTGATCGAGCCCGGTGCCGGCGCGGACCTCGCGGACGCCCTGCGCACCACCTGGGAGCGCGACCCGAACCTCTACTACGAGGACGGCTACCAGGAGCTGGCCGATCGTGGCCTGCGCATCGACGTGGCACCGATCGGCAAGGTCGACTGGGTGGAGATTGACAACCACGACGACCTGGCCCGCGCGCGAGAGATCGTATGCCCCTCCTAG
- a CDS encoding iron-containing alcohol dehydrogenase family protein, whose translation MPLLARMIPAPLVVDVRRGALAELGAILADQRISPGGRVAIAVGATYGPTVRKLFADALDGHGLAAADWFTVEGGTINTAVRLVEQVRLRRYDAIVGIGGGTVLDVTKFAAARLGLPMVAVATNLAHDGIASPISTLDNDAGRGSYGVPAPIAVLVDLDLIAQAPPRSIRSGIGEIVSNLSAIADWEAAHQQHGEEIDGLAVSLARTSAQAVMNHPGTIADDDFLVTLTEALVLSGQAMVVAGTSRPSSGACHEISHAIDLMMPSRRAHHGEQVGLGAAFAWWLRGDERAFHATVDCLHRHGLPVRPADLGFNLTEFVEFATFAPQTRPGRQTILESLSLPLPALTTQVHAFDTHTHTRITEGSDHR comes from the coding sequence ATGCCCCTCCTAGCCCGGATGATCCCCGCGCCACTCGTCGTCGACGTACGGCGCGGGGCCCTCGCCGAGCTGGGCGCGATCCTCGCCGACCAGCGCATCTCGCCCGGTGGCCGGGTGGCGATCGCGGTCGGCGCGACGTACGGCCCGACCGTGCGCAAGCTGTTCGCCGACGCGCTCGACGGGCACGGTCTTGCGGCCGCCGACTGGTTCACGGTCGAGGGCGGCACGATCAACACCGCCGTACGCCTGGTCGAGCAGGTCCGCCTGCGCCGGTACGACGCGATCGTCGGCATCGGCGGTGGCACCGTGCTGGACGTGACCAAGTTCGCCGCGGCCCGCCTCGGTTTGCCGATGGTCGCCGTCGCCACCAACCTCGCCCACGACGGCATCGCGTCGCCGATCAGCACTCTCGACAACGACGCCGGGCGTGGCTCGTACGGCGTGCCCGCGCCGATCGCCGTACTGGTCGATCTGGACCTGATCGCGCAGGCGCCGCCCCGGTCGATCCGCTCGGGCATCGGCGAGATCGTCTCGAACCTGTCCGCGATCGCGGACTGGGAAGCGGCGCACCAGCAGCACGGCGAGGAGATCGACGGCCTCGCGGTATCGCTGGCGCGGACCTCCGCCCAGGCCGTGATGAACCACCCGGGCACGATCGCCGACGACGACTTCCTGGTCACGCTGACCGAGGCGCTGGTGCTTTCCGGCCAGGCCATGGTCGTGGCGGGCACCTCGCGCCCGTCGTCCGGCGCCTGCCACGAGATCTCGCACGCGATCGACCTGATGATGCCGTCGCGCCGCGCCCACCATGGCGAACAGGTCGGCCTCGGCGCCGCCTTCGCCTGGTGGTTGCGCGGCGACGAACGCGCCTTCCACGCCACCGTCGACTGCCTGCACCGCCACGGCCTCCCCGTCCGCCCGGCCGACCTCGGCTTCAACCTCACCGAATTCGTCGAGTTCGCCACCTTCGCCCCTCAAACCCGCCCCGGCCGCCAAACCATCCTCGAATCCCTATCCCTCCCCCTCCCCGCCCTAACCACCCAAGTCCACGCCTTCGACACTCACACCCACACCCGCATAACCGAGGGCTCCGACCACCGGTAG
- a CDS encoding FtsX-like permease family protein has product MIGLALRSLRYRLGAFAASFLALFLGAIILMTFASMLDTAGGPAVDAAAEETLFLMAVVVGGWGLLIVVFAVTATLTLSVRQRGQEMALLKSIGATPAQIGRMIVAESAVVALVAAALAIPLAVVGGRWLLSVLKDTGQVPAEVVPAFGGMAIGIGLGITFTAAVVAAVIATRRVTRLGAREALAAVALEEPRLGRLRMIAGWFFLAAGAACGAVTAITGKGKGIEAMATGGQTAILLSIGLALFAPVLLRVVTAVLVGPLRGAGAPGYLTTMNLRRRTHQMAGALVPIILFTGMATGTLYLQSIENSAAAAAIGGPVSAAGADMAAEADAIETLNFVVVGMIALFAAIMLVNTLIAATIFRRQEFGRQRLVGSTPGQVLRMVGYEGIALALTGVLAGSAAAIAGIIPFSIARTGTVIPDQGTAIYLAVITTATALTLAASLTTAHRTLQTPATQAAA; this is encoded by the coding sequence GTGATCGGCCTGGCCTTGCGTTCGTTGCGATATCGGCTGGGGGCGTTCGCCGCGAGCTTTCTGGCCTTGTTCCTGGGCGCGATCATCCTGATGACGTTCGCGTCGATGCTGGACACGGCGGGCGGTCCCGCGGTGGACGCCGCCGCCGAGGAGACGTTGTTCCTGATGGCGGTCGTGGTCGGCGGTTGGGGGCTGTTGATCGTCGTGTTCGCGGTGACGGCCACGTTGACCTTGTCCGTTCGCCAGCGTGGGCAGGAGATGGCCCTGCTGAAGAGCATCGGCGCCACGCCCGCGCAGATCGGCCGGATGATCGTGGCCGAGTCGGCGGTGGTGGCACTCGTCGCGGCCGCGTTGGCGATTCCGCTAGCGGTGGTTGGGGGTCGCTGGCTGTTGTCGGTGCTGAAGGACACGGGCCAGGTGCCGGCTGAGGTCGTTCCCGCCTTCGGGGGTATGGCGATCGGGATCGGCCTCGGCATCACCTTCACGGCGGCTGTGGTGGCCGCTGTGATCGCCACTCGGCGGGTGACCCGGCTCGGTGCTCGCGAGGCGCTCGCGGCCGTCGCACTCGAGGAGCCGCGCCTCGGCCGGCTCCGGATGATCGCGGGCTGGTTCTTCCTCGCCGCGGGTGCCGCTTGTGGCGCTGTCACGGCGATCACGGGTAAGGGCAAGGGGATCGAGGCGATGGCCACGGGTGGGCAGACGGCGATCCTGCTGTCGATCGGGCTCGCCTTGTTCGCTCCGGTCCTGCTCCGCGTGGTGACGGCCGTGCTGGTCGGGCCGCTGCGAGGTGCGGGCGCGCCGGGCTACCTCACCACGATGAACCTGCGCCGTCGTACTCACCAGATGGCAGGCGCTCTGGTCCCGATCATCCTCTTCACCGGCATGGCCACGGGCACGCTTTACCTGCAGAGCATCGAGAACTCCGCTGCCGCTGCAGCGATCGGCGGTCCCGTTTCGGCGGCCGGGGCGGACATGGCCGCGGAGGCGGACGCGATCGAGACCCTGAACTTCGTGGTCGTCGGCATGATCGCGCTGTTCGCCGCCATCATGCTCGTCAACACGTTGATCGCGGCAACCATTTTCCGGCGGCAGGAGTTCGGCCGCCAGCGCTTGGTCGGCTCAACCCCGGGCCAAGTCCTCCGGATGGTCGGCTACGAAGGCATCGCGTTGGCCCTGACCGGCGTGCTCGCGGGCTCGGCGGCGGCCATCGCCGGCATCATCCCGTTCAGCATCGCCCGCACCGGCACCGTCATCCCCGACCAAGGCACGGCCATCTACCTAGCCGTCATCACCACCGCCACCGCCCTAACCCTCGCCGCCAGCCTCACCACCGCCCACCGAACCCTGCAAACCCCCGCCACCCAAGCCGCCGCCTAA